The genomic interval CTTTTAGTATGATCATGATTTTGTCACGATAATCTCCTTGAAGGATTAGAGCTCCGTCTTTGAAACTACCACCAACACTCAATTTAGTTTTGAGTTCTTTAGCTAGGATTTTGAAATCTTCTTCCTCGCCTTCATAACCTTCAATAATGGTAGTGGCTTTGCCTTTTCTTTTTTCGTACTTACAAATCATAGGTTCTTTTTGAACGTATAATTCGTGTGGTGTATCGTCTATTTCTTCTGGCTCGTTGCTTGGAACGTGGTCAGGAAATAAGTTTTTTAATTGGTCTTCTAGATTCATTTTTTAATTTTTTTGTACATATAAATGGTACACTGATGAAACGGATTCGCAAAAGCGAAAACGCGGATGAAACAGATTTTTTGTATTTCTAAAATTTCTATAATCAGTGGTCCAAAATATTATTTTTTTATCAATCCCAATTCAACCAAGCGTTCGTAAAGAAAATCACCAGCAGTAATATCTTCAAACTGTTTTGGGCTAGCGTCATCAATACAGTTTTCTAAGCAATTTAGTGGCATATCGCTCACAGGATGCATGAAAAACGGAATAGAATATCGAGATGTTCCCCATAATTCTCTTGGCGGATTAACTACTTGATGAATAGTCGATTTTAGTTTATTATTAGTGTGTCGTGATAACATATCACCAACATTTATGACTAATTCATCAGGCTGTGCGATGGCATCTATCCAATCACCGTTGTGGTTTTGAACTTGTAATCCTTTGCCTTGAGCGCCCATTAATAAAGTAATCAGGTTGATGTCTCCGTGGGCTGCTGCTCGAATGGCATTTTCGGGTTCAGTTGTAATAGGTGGGTAGTGTATCGGTCTCAAAATAGAGTTTCCTTGCTCTGCATATTTATCGAAATAAAATTCATCTAATCCCAAACGCAAAGCCAAAGCTCTCAGTACATAAATCCCCGTTTTCTCCAGCATTTGATAAGCGTCTTTCCCTGCAATATTGAAACGTGGCAATTCTTCCACATCGATATTTTTAGGGTATTCAGAAGCGTATTTAGAATCTTCGTAAACATATTGACCAAAGTGCCAAAACTCTTTTAAATCACCTTCTTTACGACCTTTGGCGTGTTCTTTTCCAAAGGAAACATATCCTCTTTGTCCGCCAAGATTTGGGTCTTCATATTTCTGTTTACTTTCTAGTGGTAATCTGAAAAAATTTCTAATTTCAGCATACAATTCTTCCACTAAATTTTGATCCAAAAAATGACCTTTTAATGCTACGAATCCAATGTCTTCAAAAGCAGCACCAATTTCGTTTACAAATTTTTCTTTTCGCTGAGGATCATTAGATAAAAAATCTCCTAAATCTACGTTGGGAATGTTTTGCATAAGTTTGTATTTTATAATAATTGAATTAATTTTTTTAGAAATTCTACTTCATTCTTTTATCGAAGCGCCAACTTCTAACTTTTAACCTCTAACTTTCTACTTAAATCAACGGTTGTATAATTTAGCTTTTTCTTTAATAATATCTCCAATTTTTCGGTTTTCAATTTTACTTTCTAACCATGAAATAATATCAAGATAAAGGAATGCTCGTTTTTCATAAGGGATTTTTTCCAACTCAATAAAACGTTCTCTCATTTTGATAAATTCCTTTTTGATGTCAGAAGGATAGATTGAATTTAAATTTTTCATAAAACGAATGATTTCCTTTTGTACCTCATGTAAATCATTCATTTTAAGTAAGAATTTATACGTATTTTTGATTTGGGTTTCCAAGTGAAAATCTTTACCCAATTCATAGTGAACAATTAGATACAACAAACGGGCAAAACACATCAAATCCTCTCGCATAGAAAGGTTTTTGTTGTTGATTATTTTTTCTAAATAAAAGATAGATTCGTTGAATTTATCAGAACCAAAGTACATACAAGCTATTTTATAGTAAAACAACATTTCGTGATGTTCGTCTAAGTGGTCGCTGTGTATTTTTATTTTCTCTAAAACGATAGGAATTAAATATTCCCCTTCTTCAAAAGAACCTTCCAGAATATGGTAATTTAATTTACTATTATACAAATACAAAAATGTCAATGAAGCAATGTTGTCATTTACAGGAAAACGCGGATCTTCAGTAGTTTCTTCTAATAAATCCAAATATATTTTAAATTTGGTTTGGTACTTGAGCATAAAAACTGATTCCAAGAAATAGTTATTTCCTTTTAGGAAAAAAACAGGATTCTGGTAAATCATATTGGGATTATCGTAAAATAGAGTGACCCATTTATAAGCAAATTTATAACTAGCCAAAAAATCTTGAACCAAGAAACTACGCCATAAATTGGCATTGTAAAACCAATATTTTTCTCTAAAACCAAATTTGGTTTCATCTAATTTAGCGGTGTGTTTGACAAAATAATCATCAATATATTTATATTCTTCATCGTTTTTTACATAGCCTGTTTTAAGCAATATGCCATACAATTGCAACGATAAATTAGATAATTTA from Flavobacterium ovatum carries:
- a CDS encoding translation initiation factor, which translates into the protein MNLEDQLKNLFPDHVPSNEPEEIDDTPHELYVQKEPMICKYEKRKGKATTIIEGYEGEEEDFKILAKELKTKLSVGGSFKDGALILQGDYRDKIMIILKEKGFKVKRVGG
- a CDS encoding 2-oxoglutarate and iron-dependent oxygenase domain-containing protein encodes the protein MQNIPNVDLGDFLSNDPQRKEKFVNEIGAAFEDIGFVALKGHFLDQNLVEELYAEIRNFFRLPLESKQKYEDPNLGGQRGYVSFGKEHAKGRKEGDLKEFWHFGQYVYEDSKYASEYPKNIDVEELPRFNIAGKDAYQMLEKTGIYVLRALALRLGLDEFYFDKYAEQGNSILRPIHYPPITTEPENAIRAAAHGDINLITLLMGAQGKGLQVQNHNGDWIDAIAQPDELVINVGDMLSRHTNNKLKSTIHQVVNPPRELWGTSRYSIPFFMHPVSDMPLNCLENCIDDASPKQFEDITAGDFLYERLVELGLIKK